The nucleotide sequence TCGACGCCGCCCATCGCCGCCGCGGCATCGCGACCGCCCTCATCGCCGAACTCCAGAAGGTCGCCGCCCAGCGCGGCGCCTGGGTCATCTACGTCCAGGCCGATTATGGCGACGATCCCGCCGTCGCCCTCTACACCAAGCTCGGCACCCGCGAGGACGTCATGCACTTCGACATCCCGGTGCCAGCACGGCAGCCGTAAAGACTCTTGGCTGCCCGCAAGAGCCAGCCCACTAGTCTCGTTCACGTCGCACCTACCATCCAGTGGTTCCCTCCGTCATTGCGAGCGTAGCGAAGCAATCCAGTACGGCCTCTGCGGCAGGACTGGATGCCGCGTCGCTCCGCTCCTCGCGATGACGACCACCCGTTCATCGACCGAACAAGTTCAATGACTTAAACTGTGTCCATGATGGCGCGCCTCGATTCCGACCGCCTCAAATCCGCGCTCGGCGTCGCCGCCTTGCACGCGGCTCTCGGCTATGCCTTCGTTGCCGGCCTGGGCTTCGAGCTTCCCGCCACGGTTGACAGCTACCTCAAGCTGTTCGACGTCCGCGCCCTGCCGCCGCCGCCGCCGCCCGTCGCGCAGGCCGACCCCGACAGCGAACGCACGCCCGAGCCCGAAGGCGCCGCTGCCCCGCCGAACCTCAAGGCGGACCCCGCCCCGATCGTCGCGCCAAAGCCCGAGATCGTCATCCCCATCCCGCCGCCCGTCGTCGCCGCGCCCGTGGCTGGCACCGGCCCCGCGCCCTCCGCCGGCGCCTCGGACCGGCCTGGCCCCGGCACAGGAGCGGGCGGCGAAGGGACGGGCACCGGCAGCGGCCGCTTCGGCAGCGGCACCGGTGGCGGAGGCGCCGCCACCCCAGCTCGCCAGATCGCCGGCCGCATCGTCGATTCCGATTATCCCCGCGCTGCCCGCCGCGCCCGCGACGAAGGCCGCGTCCGCGTCCACTTCACCGTTGCGACCAACGGCCGCGCCACCGACTGCCGCGTCGTCATGAGCAGCGGCCACCCCGAACTCGACGCCACCACCTGCCGCCTCATCGAACGCCGCTACCGCTTCGAACCGGCGCGGGACGCGCGAGGGCAGCCCGTGCCCGAGACCAAGGGTTGGGAACAGGTCTGGTGGCTGGAGGGACGCTAGCCCGCGACTTAGGAGCGCCTGCGAGGAGCCGAACGTGTTGCGGGCCGTCAGCCCGCTCATGCTCTCCGCCCAACCGACACTCCGCCACCGCGAGTCGAGGAACGGACGCCCTCGCGCATCCGCTGGAAGGGCATGGACGAACTCATTTTAGAACCCGCGCGCGCCTGGCTTCCCGGTTGGGCGGAGGGTCCCGCGACGCTGGCGGCGGCACTGCTGATAGCGCTCGTCCTTCACTGGCTGCTGATGCACGTCGCAGGGCGCATCGCCCGGCGCTCTGAAGGACTCGACACCGGCATCGTCACCTGCGCCGGCCAGCCGCTGCGCCTGCTGTTCATGGTGGCCGCCTTCATCGCCGTGCTGCCGGCGCTCGACCTGGGGACGAAGAGCGAGGAGGTCGTGCGCCGCGTCCTCGCCTTGGCCGTTCCCGGCCTGCTCGGCTGGCTGGCCATCCGGTTCCTCAAGACCGTCCGCGGCATCGTCGAGCACCGCTCGGACATCTCGGTCCGCGACAACCTCCGCGCCCGCCGGCGCCGCACCCGTGTCGCCATCCTCTATCGCGTGGCGGTGATCCTGGTCGGAGTCGTCACCCTCTGCTTCATGCTGATGACGATCCCGTCGGTTCGCGCCGTCGGCCTCACCCTTTTCGCCTCGGCGGGCATAGCCGGCCTTGCCGTCGCGGCCGCCGCCCAGCCGGCGCTCAAGAACCTCATCGCCGGCATCCAGCTCGCCTTCACCGAACCGATCCGCATCGACGACGTCGTCATCGTCGAGGGCGAATGGGGCCGGATCGAGGAGATCCGACTCACCTATGTGGTCGTGCGCGTCTGGGACGATCGGCGCCTCGTCGTCCCCGTATCGAAGTTCCTCGAGAATAGCTTCCAGAACTGGACCCGGCAGTCGGCCGATCTCCTCGGCACCGTCTTCCTCCATGTCGATCCCACCGTCGACGTGCCGCCGATCCGCGAGAAGCTCATGGAGCTGGTGAAGGCGCATCCGCTCTGGGACGGGCGCGTCGCCGTCCTCCAGGTGACCGAGGCGAGGCCCGAGGCGGTCGAGCTGCGCGCTCTCGTCAGCGCCCGCGACGCAGGCGAGGCCTTCGATCTTCGCTGCGACGTCCGCGAGCGGTTGCTTGCCTATATCCGCGACACCCAGCCGCATGCCCTGCCCCGTAGCCGGACGGAATGGGTCGAAGCGGGGGATGAGAATGCCAGCCGACATTCATTCATGTTCCCCGGCGAAAGCCGAGGTCCAGAAGGGCGGAAGAGCTGGGCCCCGGCTTTCGCCGGGGAGCAGGACCGCGACGTCGGCGACCGCTGAAGACCTAGCAGGCCTCCGGCTCGGGCGTCGGCTCCCGCCGCACTGGCGGCCGGGCCTTCTCCAGCGCCTCGACGAAGGCGTGGCGCCAGGCGACGACATCCTCCTGGCGGACGACTTCCACCATCGCCTTCCAGCGGCGGATGCGTTCTTCCTTCGGCATGCGGATCGCCCTCATGATGGCGTCGGCGATCTCGTCCTTGCTGTACGGGTTGACGAGCAGCGCGTCCTTCAGCTGCAGCGCGGCGCCGGCGAAGCGCGAGAGGATGAGCACGCCCGGGTCCTCCGGGTCCTGCGCCGCCACATATTCCTTGGCGACGAGGTTCATGCCGTCCCGCAACGGCGTGATCAGCGCGATCTCGGCGGCGCGGTAGAAGCCCGCCAGCTCCTCGCGCCGATAGCCCTGGTTGACGTAGCGGACCGGCACCCAGTCGACGTCGGCGAACTCGCCGTTGATGCGGCCCGACAGCTCGTCGAGATGTTCTCGGATCACTTCGTAGGTCGCGACTTCGCCCCGGGAGGGGGGCGCGATCTGGAGAAGGAAGAGCTTGCGCTGATATCTGGGATGCTTCTCCAGGAAGCGGCGGTAGCCGAGGAAGCGCTCCTCCAGCCCTTTGGAGTAATCGAGCCGGTCCACGCCGATGATGGTCCGCCGCCCAGCCGCGCTGGTACGGAGGCGCTCGAAGGATTCCCGCGCCGCGTCGCTCTCCAGCGCCTCGGTGAACTCCTTGAAGTCGACCCCGATCGGATAGGCGGCGGCGTGGACGGAACGGTCGCCGACATGGATGACGCCGTCCGGATCGACGGTGCCGCCCAGCTCGCGCTCGACATAGTGGCAGAAAGATTCGAGCCACTCCTCGGTCTGGAAGCCGATCACGTCATAGGCAAGCATCGTGCGCACCAGCTTCTCGTGATAGGGCAGCGACACCATCAGCCGCGACGGCGGCCAGGGGATGTGGAGGAAGAAGCCCATCCGGTTCTTGAGGCCCCGCTCGCGCAGCTGCTGGCCGAGCGGGATCAGATGATAATCGTGCACCCAGATGAGGTCGTCCGGCTCGATCAGCGGCGTCACCGTCTCGGCGAAGCGCTCGTTGACCCGCTCGTAGCCGCTGCCGAAGCTGCGGTCATATTCGGCCAGGTCGATGCGATAGTGAAAGAGGGGCCACAAGGTCCGGTTGGCGTAGCCGTTATAATATTCCTCGACGTCCTGCTCTTCGAGATCGATCGTCGCGGTGGTGACACCGTGGGCCCGCTGCATGTCGATATGGCCGGTGAACTTGTCCGTCTTCCTGCCGGACCAGCCGAACCAGAGGCCGCGATATTCGCGGAGCGCCGCGGCCAGCGCCACCGCCAGCCCTCCCTGTGCGCCGGAACCGTCCTCGGTCTTGGGTGGCGATACCCGGTTGGAAATGACGATGAGGCGGCTCATCTAACAGCGCTCCAGGGCTTGGACAGAAGTCCGGCACAGTTGATCAATCCTACAAGCGAATATGTCTGCGGATAGTTGCCCCAAAGCTCGCCGGTGGCGAAATCGCTGTCCTCCGACAAAAGCCCCGCGGGCGTCAGGCGCTCGAGCGTGCTCGTGTAGAGCTCGCGTGCCTCCTGCTCCCGGCCGACGAGGTGAAGCGCCTCGATCAGCCAGAAGGTGCAGAAGTTGAACGCGGTCTCGGGCAGGCCGAAATCGTCCTCGGCCGCGTAACGCAGCATGTGCTCGCCGCGCCTCAGCCCCTGCTCGACCGCGTTGAACGTGCTGACGAATCGCGGGTCGTCCGGCGCCAGGAAGCGCATGTCGATGAGTTGGAGGAGGCTCGCATCGAGATCGTCGCCGCCGAAGCTGGCGGCGAAGCGTCCCTCGCCTTCATGCCAGGCGCTTTTCTCGATGCGCTTCCGGATCGCCTCGGCCCGCTCGCGCCAGAGCACGGCACGATCGCTGAGGCCCAGCACGCTCGCCGCATTGGCGAGCCGGTCGCAGCCCGCCCAGGACATGACCGAGCTGTAGGTGTGGACGGAAGTGCGGGTGCGGAATTCCCAAAGGCCCGCATCGGGCTGGTCGTGCATCGTCCAGGCCCGCTCGCCGACCTTTTCCAGCGCGGCAAAATCGTCGTTGGTGGCCTTGCGGAACAGCCGCTCGTCGAAGAAGGCCTGGGCGTTCGACAGGATGATCTGGCCGTAGGCGTCGTGCTGGACCTGGGTGTAGGCCGCGTTGCCCACCCTCACGGGCCCCATGCCGCGATAGCCGGCCAGCCCCTCGGCTTCATATTCGTCCAGTTTCGGCTCGCCGGATACGGCATAGAGCGGCTGGATGTGGCCGCCCTTCGATTCATCGACGATGTTGCGCAGATAGCTCAGGTAATTTTCGAGCACGTCGAGCGCGCCGAGGCGGTTGAGCGCCTGGACGGTGTAATAGGCGTCCCTGATCCAGCAATAGCGATAGTCCCAGTTGCGACCGCTGTTCGGCGCCTCCGGGATCGAGGTGGTGAGCGCCGCGACGATCGCGCCGGTTTCCTCATACATGCAAAGCTTGAGCGTGATCGCCGCGCGGATCACGACCCGCTGCCATTCGAGCGGGATAGCGAGGCCGCGCACCCAGGATCGCCATTCGTCCGCCGTCTGGTGCAGCATCTGCGCCAGCGTGTGGCCGACATTGCCGACGAACGGCTCGTCGGGGCCCAGGAAGAAATGGAGCGACTTCTCGGCCCGGAAGGCGCGACCTTCGAGCAGGTGGGCGACCGGCGCGTCGGTCGTCAGCCGGAGCGGCTGCGGCTTCAGCAAATATCGGATATGATTGGTGCCGCTCGTGCGCGCTGCGTCCTTGCCGCCCCAGTTGGTGGAGGGATTGAGCGACACCCGTATCCGCGGCGCGCCGGAGACAGGCCGGACGATGCGGACGAAGGCGACCGGCCGATACATGCGCCCCGAACGCTGGAAGCGCGGGCAAAAGTCGAAAATCTCCACGGCGGCGCCGTCGGAGTCGGTGAGGCGGGTCACCAGGATCGGCGTGTTGCGGAGATACCATTGCTCCGCCTTCGCCTGGTTCTCGACCGTAATGCGCCATTCCCCGCGCGGCATTGCGCGTTCGTCCTTCGGATCGAGCAGCGAACAGAAGAGCGGATCGCCATCGACGCGCGGCTGGCACCCCCAGACGAAGCCTGCCGCCTCGTCGATGAGAGCGCTCACCTGGCAATTGCCGATCGGCCAGAGGGAAAGGTTGCTCACCGCTGCAGCTCCCCCGCCGCCGCTTCGAGCCAGGCCGCAACCGCGGCGACATCGTCGAGGCGGAAGCGCGCGGCGGACGGCCGCGAGGGCCCGACGAGGATACCCGCCCCTCCCATCTCGGCCGCCACTTCAAAAGCTCGTTCGTCCGTCACATCGTCTCCCAGGAAGACAGGACGCGCGCCGGTGAATTCCGGTTCCGTCATGAAGGCGCGAACGGCATCGCCCTTGTCGGCGCCGTCCGCACGCAGCTCCGCGACCATCTTGCCTTTCTGGACGATAAGCCCGGTGCGAGCGGCGAGATCCGCCATGAATGCGCCGGCCCGAGCCGCCTCCGCCGGCGCCCGGCGGAAATGGAGCGCGACACCGAGCGGCTTGTGTTCCGCCAGCAGCCCTTCGGCCGTCGCCGCGAACCGATCGACTTCCTGCCGGGCGACGTCCAGGCCGGTCGGCGCCGATAGCGGCAACTCGGTGCCGTCGCGCAGCTTCAACTCCAGCCCGTGCGATCCGGACATGGCGATCGCCGAGCAATCGAGATGTCGCTCGAGATCGGCGATGGCGCGGCCGCTGACGATCGCGACCCGTCCGTCCAGCGTCTCCGACAGTCGTCGCAACAGCGGCCTAAGGCCAGGTGGGACGGTGATCGCCTCGGGGGTCTCGGCGAGATCGACCAGGGTGCCGTCGAAATCGAGGAACAGCGCCGCATCGGCGAGCAGCGAGACGGGAGGAACGCGGTCTGGGACGGCCATGCGTCCCGTTGGCAAGCTATCGATCAAATCTCAAGGCACCTAGTCGATCGTCTCGCCCGCGCTCGCCCCCCAGATATGTTCGGTGCGGATATAACCCTCCCGACCGCCGACCTTGAATCGGCACCAGCCGCCGCCGTCGCAATCGGAGAGTCGCCCGACCACGCCCGGCTCCGCCAGGAACCGCACCCGGGCGTCCTCGGACGGGCCCTGACGCAGCGGCCGGGCCTCGTCACCCGTCACGATGGCGGTGCGCGCGCTGCTCAGAAGGTTGACCAGCATCCAGCCGGTGGTCCCCTCCGGATCCTCGATCTTGCGCCATTGGCGATAGACCTCGACCACCTTGATCGGCAGGTCGGCGCGTTGATAGAGCCAGGTGGCGGGATAGGTGCGGGCGGGTCCGGTGCGCATCATCGCCTTGCCGGCGGAGATGGACGCCCAATAGGGGGTCTTGCGCTCGTCCTGCGCCTGGGCCGCGAAGGGCAAGGCCATAGACGCCATCACCATCGCCGCCGCCACCCACTTACGCATGTCCCCTATTGCCTCCCTGATCGCTACCCCACCTTCCGGCTGCTACGACTGATCGAGCTCAGTCGCCGGTCTGAATACGTTCAACCAATTGCTTCACTGTCGGCACGAAGCCGTTGGAATAAAAGGGATCGTTCTTGAAGCGGAACGCCGCGTGGCCGGCGAACATCAGATTCTGGTCGACGGGTCCGCCATGGGCGATGTCCTGCAGCGTCTTCTGGATGCAGAAGCTGCGCGGGTCGGCGAGACGGCCGGTCGAGTTCTTCTCATTGTCCGCCCAGCTCGAGAAGGCGCACTGGCTGAGGCAACCCATGCAGTCCGCCTGATCCTTGCGGATCATCGTCTTTTCCTCGGGCGTGACGAAGAC is from Sphingosinicella humi and encodes:
- a CDS encoding SH3 domain-containing protein; amino-acid sequence: MRKWVAAAMVMASMALPFAAQAQDERKTPYWASISAGKAMMRTGPARTYPATWLYQRADLPIKVVEVYRQWRKIEDPEGTTGWMLVNLLSSARTAIVTGDEARPLRQGPSEDARVRFLAEPGVVGRLSDCDGGGWCRFKVGGREGYIRTEHIWGASAGETID
- the otsA gene encoding alpha,alpha-trehalose-phosphate synthase (UDP-forming) is translated as MSRLIVISNRVSPPKTEDGSGAQGGLAVALAAALREYRGLWFGWSGRKTDKFTGHIDMQRAHGVTTATIDLEEQDVEEYYNGYANRTLWPLFHYRIDLAEYDRSFGSGYERVNERFAETVTPLIEPDDLIWVHDYHLIPLGQQLRERGLKNRMGFFLHIPWPPSRLMVSLPYHEKLVRTMLAYDVIGFQTEEWLESFCHYVERELGGTVDPDGVIHVGDRSVHAAAYPIGVDFKEFTEALESDAARESFERLRTSAAGRRTIIGVDRLDYSKGLEERFLGYRRFLEKHPRYQRKLFLLQIAPPSRGEVATYEVIREHLDELSGRINGEFADVDWVPVRYVNQGYRREELAGFYRAAEIALITPLRDGMNLVAKEYVAAQDPEDPGVLILSRFAGAALQLKDALLVNPYSKDEIADAIMRAIRMPKEERIRRWKAMVEVVRQEDVVAWRHAFVEALEKARPPVRREPTPEPEAC
- a CDS encoding energy transducer TonB; this encodes MMARLDSDRLKSALGVAALHAALGYAFVAGLGFELPATVDSYLKLFDVRALPPPPPPVAQADPDSERTPEPEGAAAPPNLKADPAPIVAPKPEIVIPIPPPVVAAPVAGTGPAPSAGASDRPGPGTGAGGEGTGTGSGRFGSGTGGGGAATPARQIAGRIVDSDYPRAARRARDEGRVRVHFTVATNGRATDCRVVMSSGHPELDATTCRLIERRYRFEPARDARGQPVPETKGWEQVWWLEGR
- a CDS encoding mechanosensitive ion channel family protein yields the protein MDELILEPARAWLPGWAEGPATLAAALLIALVLHWLLMHVAGRIARRSEGLDTGIVTCAGQPLRLLFMVAAFIAVLPALDLGTKSEEVVRRVLALAVPGLLGWLAIRFLKTVRGIVEHRSDISVRDNLRARRRRTRVAILYRVAVILVGVVTLCFMLMTIPSVRAVGLTLFASAGIAGLAVAAAAQPALKNLIAGIQLAFTEPIRIDDVVIVEGEWGRIEEIRLTYVVVRVWDDRRLVVPVSKFLENSFQNWTRQSADLLGTVFLHVDPTVDVPPIREKLMELVKAHPLWDGRVAVLQVTEARPEAVELRALVSARDAGEAFDLRCDVRERLLAYIRDTQPHALPRSRTEWVEAGDENASRHSFMFPGESRGPEGRKSWAPAFAGEQDRDVGDR
- the otsB gene encoding trehalose-phosphatase; protein product: MAVPDRVPPVSLLADAALFLDFDGTLVDLAETPEAITVPPGLRPLLRRLSETLDGRVAIVSGRAIADLERHLDCSAIAMSGSHGLELKLRDGTELPLSAPTGLDVARQEVDRFAATAEGLLAEHKPLGVALHFRRAPAEAARAGAFMADLAARTGLIVQKGKMVAELRADGADKGDAVRAFMTEPEFTGARPVFLGDDVTDERAFEVAAEMGGAGILVGPSRPSAARFRLDDVAAVAAWLEAAAGELQR
- a CDS encoding glycoside hydrolase family 15 protein, yielding MSNLSLWPIGNCQVSALIDEAAGFVWGCQPRVDGDPLFCSLLDPKDERAMPRGEWRITVENQAKAEQWYLRNTPILVTRLTDSDGAAVEIFDFCPRFQRSGRMYRPVAFVRIVRPVSGAPRIRVSLNPSTNWGGKDAARTSGTNHIRYLLKPQPLRLTTDAPVAHLLEGRAFRAEKSLHFFLGPDEPFVGNVGHTLAQMLHQTADEWRSWVRGLAIPLEWQRVVIRAAITLKLCMYEETGAIVAALTTSIPEAPNSGRNWDYRYCWIRDAYYTVQALNRLGALDVLENYLSYLRNIVDESKGGHIQPLYAVSGEPKLDEYEAEGLAGYRGMGPVRVGNAAYTQVQHDAYGQIILSNAQAFFDERLFRKATNDDFAALEKVGERAWTMHDQPDAGLWEFRTRTSVHTYSSVMSWAGCDRLANAASVLGLSDRAVLWRERAEAIRKRIEKSAWHEGEGRFAASFGGDDLDASLLQLIDMRFLAPDDPRFVSTFNAVEQGLRRGEHMLRYAAEDDFGLPETAFNFCTFWLIEALHLVGREQEARELYTSTLERLTPAGLLSEDSDFATGELWGNYPQTYSLVGLINCAGLLSKPWSAVR